One stretch of Balneola sp. MJW-20 DNA includes these proteins:
- a CDS encoding ComEC/Rec2 family competence protein, producing the protein MKHICTILLLTLYTTGYAQDLKVKVADVGAGLCTIIEIPNPSDGTDPFYMLYDVGAGCRDDIQQMIPSDQPIDLMVLSHNDSDHISNADEILEVYEVRKILWSGFERPGIFTYEVVNEAISAEEDAEVINLGSTSLPIGSTWIFGDTYVTFVAGFNVPPESWGFSPSDASEYRNAGSIVMRVVHKGSSLLLVGDMIGRLENDASFPEDSVVAAEAYVINNSGAVPIDSDILVASHHGGNDGSSVPFIQAVRPEYVIFPSGSRDTYGHPRATVAQRFLDFGVDINKIFRTDREDDETHPGHWEPNGDTGVNDRSGDDSVIITISEVGVISVRYEN; encoded by the coding sequence ATGAAACACATCTGCACTATCCTACTACTCACATTATATACGACAGGGTATGCTCAGGACCTGAAGGTAAAAGTAGCGGATGTGGGCGCCGGGCTGTGTACCATCATTGAAATACCTAATCCTTCAGATGGTACAGATCCATTCTATATGCTGTATGATGTAGGGGCAGGGTGTAGGGACGATATCCAACAAATGATTCCATCTGATCAGCCCATTGACCTCATGGTGCTATCGCACAACGATTCCGATCATATCAGTAATGCAGATGAAATATTGGAAGTGTATGAAGTAAGAAAGATCCTTTGGTCCGGATTTGAGCGACCCGGAATCTTTACTTATGAAGTGGTCAATGAGGCTATCAGCGCCGAGGAAGATGCTGAGGTAATAAACTTAGGGTCAACCTCGCTGCCAATAGGTTCGACCTGGATCTTCGGTGATACCTATGTGACTTTTGTGGCTGGGTTTAATGTGCCCCCGGAAAGCTGGGGGTTTAGCCCATCTGATGCCAGTGAATACAGAAATGCAGGGAGCATTGTGATGCGGGTAGTGCATAAAGGGAGTAGTCTCTTACTGGTTGGTGATATGATAGGTAGGCTGGAAAATGATGCCAGCTTTCCAGAAGACAGCGTGGTGGCTGCAGAGGCATATGTAATCAATAATAGTGGGGCTGTACCTATTGACTCTGATATTCTTGTGGCCTCTCATCACGGGGGGAATGACGGAAGCTCAGTGCCTTTCATTCAGGCAGTCAGACCAGAGTATGTCATCTTCCCATCAGGGAGTCGCGATACATATGGCCATCCGAGAGCCACAGTAGCCCAAAGATTTCTTGACTTTGGGGTCGATATAAACAAGATCTTCCGAACCGATCGTGAGGACGATGAAACTCATCCAGGGCACTGGGAGCCTAATGGCGATACCGGTGTTAATGACCGGAGTGGTGATGATTCAGTGATTATAACAATATCAGAGGTTGGGGTAATCTCAGTGAGGTACGAGAACTAA
- a CDS encoding BspA family leucine-rich repeat surface protein: protein MLEVLVLPAEAGSVTPSNGQYDEGEIVRLTSRSNEGWAFEKWSGDVVSTKNPVTITMDSDKSVSAHFVKKEYPLHITIIGEGTVSEQIIRSKVSDYQYGTIVKLVPKPSDGWKFHDWSGDITSTNDTLQVTIVHEINLTLTFTKNSFKLHSNGITVMCPDSKPGDKGIVDGILFESVDRNLLIQRREQGADLTRVCTSLVTDMGEIFRESTFNQPIDHWDVSNVTSMDYMFKVSHFNQPIGYWDVSNVTSMRHMFQESYFNQHIGVWDVSNVLDMAAMFRFNARFNKPISSWNVSKVNNMSFMFEATTFNQPLDDWDVSSVTTMQGMFHLSRFNQPIGVWNVSNVRNMSAMFGRSLFNQPIGNWEVSKVNDLSEMFYMSPFNQPIGNWDVGNVTDMSGIFYESHFNQPIHSWDVSSVTDMHAMFARTPFNQPIGNWDVSNVTIMENMFRQSSFNQPISNWDISSVVSTYAMFSQAPFDHPIGSWDVSNVINMSGMFYGSYFNQPIGDWNVSNVTSMRYMFTYSQFNQPIRDWDVSNVYSMSRMFSGSSFDQPIATWNVGNVTDMKEMFRESSFNHPIGSWNVSNVKTMQGMFYGSYFNQPIGTWDVGNVTDMKEMFRESSFNHPVGSWDVSNVKTMQGMFSGSSFKQPIATWDVGNVADMSAMFFAAPFNQPIGDWDVSSVTKMDYMFTNSAFNQPINTWCVELITSEPDNFSTGSPLLQKHKPIWGTCPAN from the coding sequence ATGCTTGAAGTATTAGTGTTACCGGCCGAAGCAGGATCCGTAACCCCTTCTAACGGGCAATATGATGAAGGTGAAATAGTCAGACTTACATCACGCTCTAATGAAGGATGGGCATTCGAGAAATGGTCAGGTGATGTGGTCAGCACCAAGAATCCTGTCACAATTACCATGGATTCCGATAAATCTGTGTCAGCCCATTTTGTTAAAAAGGAGTACCCGCTTCATATTACGATCATCGGAGAGGGTACCGTAAGTGAGCAAATAATCAGATCTAAGGTTAGTGATTATCAATACGGAACCATTGTAAAGTTAGTACCAAAACCCTCGGATGGCTGGAAGTTTCATGATTGGAGCGGAGATATTACCTCTACAAACGACACACTCCAAGTTACCATAGTACATGAGATAAATCTGACTCTTACTTTCACAAAAAACTCTTTCAAACTCCACTCTAATGGTATTACGGTCATGTGTCCTGATTCAAAACCGGGTGATAAGGGGATTGTAGACGGTATATTGTTCGAGTCCGTGGACCGGAACTTACTGATACAGCGAAGAGAACAGGGAGCCGACCTGACCAGAGTATGCACCTCTCTGGTTACCGACATGGGTGAAATATTTCGGGAAAGTACTTTTAATCAACCCATCGATCATTGGGATGTGAGTAATGTTACTTCCATGGACTACATGTTTAAGGTGAGTCATTTCAATCAGCCCATCGGGTACTGGGATGTTTCTAATGTTACCTCCATGAGACACATGTTTCAGGAAAGCTACTTCAATCAGCATATTGGTGTCTGGGACGTCTCAAACGTCTTGGATATGGCGGCCATGTTTAGGTTCAACGCGCGTTTTAATAAGCCCATCAGCAGCTGGAACGTCTCTAAAGTCAATAATATGTCATTTATGTTCGAGGCAACCACCTTCAATCAACCTTTAGACGACTGGGATGTGAGTAGCGTGACCACAATGCAAGGGATGTTTCATTTATCAAGATTCAATCAGCCTATAGGTGTCTGGAATGTCAGTAATGTAAGGAATATGAGCGCTATGTTTGGAAGAAGCCTTTTCAATCAACCCATCGGAAACTGGGAGGTTTCCAAGGTAAATGATCTGTCAGAAATGTTTTATATGAGTCCATTCAATCAGCCAATCGGTAACTGGGATGTGGGTAATGTTACTGATATGAGTGGAATATTTTATGAATCCCATTTCAATCAACCTATTCATAGCTGGGATGTCAGCAGTGTAACTGACATGCATGCTATGTTTGCAAGAACTCCTTTTAATCAACCCATCGGAAACTGGGATGTGAGTAATGTTACTATTATGGAAAACATGTTCAGACAAAGCTCTTTCAATCAACCTATTAGCAACTGGGATATTAGCAGCGTCGTATCTACATATGCCATGTTTTCACAAGCTCCATTTGATCATCCTATTGGTAGCTGGGATGTGAGTAATGTGATTAATATGAGTGGAATGTTTTATGGCTCCTATTTTAATCAACCCATTGGAGACTGGAATGTTAGCAACGTGACCAGTATGAGATATATGTTTACCTATTCTCAATTCAATCAACCTATTAGAGACTGGGATGTCAGCAATGTATACAGTATGAGTAGAATGTTTTCCGGCTCCTCCTTTGATCAGCCTATCGCTACATGGAATGTGGGTAATGTAACTGACATGAAAGAAATGTTCAGAGAGAGCTCATTCAACCATCCCATCGGGAGCTGGAATGTCAGCAATGTAAAAACCATGCAGGGCATGTTTTATGGTTCCTATTTCAATCAGCCTATCGGTACATGGGATGTGGGTAATGTAACTGACATGAAAGAAATGTTCAGAGAGAGCTCATTCAACCATCCCGTCGGGAGCTGGGATGTCAGCAATGTTAAAACCATGCAGGGTATGTTTTCCGGTTCCTCCTTTAAACAGCCCATCGCTACATGGGATGTGGGTAATGTGGCAGATATGAGTGCTATGTTTTTCGCCGCTCCGTTTAATCAACCTATAGGCGACTGGGATGTGAGCAGTGTAACCAAAATGGATTACATGTTCACTAATTCTGCATTCAACCAACCTATAAACACCTGGTGTGTTGAGCTGATCACCTCTGAACCGGATAATTTCTCAACCGGCAGCCCGCTTCTACAGAAACATAAACCTATATGGGGTACCTGCCCGGCAAATTGA
- a CDS encoding GIY-YIG nuclease family protein: MSDKYKYQIYIIALDDSILDRRDFRDRNPNHQHGKPCLYVGQTTKDPKVRFKQHMAGGKFSSRKVHKYGKYLRWRLFKKIPTVDTREEAEQLEQEVAENLQSKGYAVWWN; encoded by the coding sequence TTGAGTGATAAGTATAAATATCAAATCTACATCATTGCGCTTGATGACTCTATCTTGGACAGGCGTGACTTTCGGGATCGAAACCCAAATCATCAACATGGTAAACCATGTTTATATGTGGGTCAGACTACCAAAGACCCAAAAGTTAGATTTAAACAGCATATGGCGGGCGGTAAATTTTCCAGTAGGAAAGTTCATAAATATGGAAAGTATCTAAGGTGGAGGCTCTTCAAGAAAATACCAACTGTGGATACCCGTGAAGAAGCTGAGCAACTCGAGCAAGAGGTAGCTGAGAACCTACAGTCAAAAGGGTATGCGGTTTGGTGGAATTAG
- a CDS encoding PsbP-related protein: MSQIASAQELFEVNKTYQSNRHSYSITVPKSFEQSDANRANIDLKFVDKFGSSIMVNVTPRQDQEYGITAHDYTEDLFENSIRQFSPNYDIVRSEKIIISGQKAFIVESKGSHPDLRTMECHLFYNDKAYVITNIAPTTRYSRYRNLFHKVITSLDLMK; encoded by the coding sequence TTGTCACAAATTGCAAGTGCTCAAGAATTATTTGAAGTAAACAAAACCTATCAAAGTAATCGACATTCATATTCTATCACGGTTCCTAAAAGCTTTGAGCAGTCTGATGCGAATAGGGCAAACATTGATCTAAAATTCGTTGACAAGTTTGGTTCATCGATAATGGTCAATGTAACACCACGGCAAGATCAAGAATATGGAATCACAGCTCACGATTATACTGAGGACTTGTTTGAAAATTCTATTCGGCAATTTTCCCCTAACTATGATATTGTAAGAAGTGAAAAGATTATTATAAGTGGTCAAAAAGCATTTATTGTCGAATCTAAAGGAAGTCATCCGGATTTACGCACGATGGAATGCCACCTTTTTTACAATGATAAAGCCTATGTTATAACAAATATTGCCCCAACTACAAGGTACTCAAGATATCGAAACCTTTTTCATAAGGTTATAACTTCATTGGATCTGATGAAGTAA
- a CDS encoding molecular chaperone DnaJ, with amino-acid sequence MPNSEQVLLLNYEINLWFWVALVEFIVLTYLIAQSYLWEHSTEDEKFRSEAIDSKVDFGNIINSSFNASKLYDSLKVKCHPDRFASDDKKNQIASHLFQEITRNKNNIKRLGELKEKAIAELNIKF; translated from the coding sequence ATGCCGAACAGCGAACAAGTACTACTTTTAAACTACGAGATTAACTTATGGTTTTGGGTCGCATTAGTTGAGTTTATAGTATTGACATATTTGATTGCTCAATCATATTTGTGGGAACATAGCACTGAAGATGAAAAATTTAGGTCTGAGGCTATTGACAGCAAAGTAGATTTTGGAAATATAATCAACAGTTCTTTTAACGCCTCAAAATTATACGACAGTTTAAAAGTTAAGTGTCATCCAGATCGATTTGCCTCGGATGATAAAAAGAATCAAATAGCATCCCACTTGTTTCAAGAAATAACAAGGAACAAAAATAATATCAAAAGGTTGGGTGAATTAAAAGAAAAAGCAATCGCAGAACTAAATATTAAATTTTAA
- a CDS encoding tyrosine-type recombinase/integrase has product MAKKRLNDTYIKNFKNPEKRVEVYDELVPGLALRVTPTGHKSFVYRYRYNNKVKRYTIGSYDKISLAKARDEAKEIAFKVSKGKDPLRERQVERHTPKKELTFRELAQKFSKRHLPTLRKKTADEYQRHIDVELNPKLGDYFVKEITRKQLIDLLDAIAIDRNASTLSNRVRSTLSSIYSFGIDKAIVEVNPVFNIKRKKKSAPRDRVYSEEEIRKLWAAFENQDEPIQSIFKVLLLLGQRSGETKHMMWKDIDFKKQIWTIPKEQTKAKRTHLVPLSDWVLDILENLNELFPDSEYVFPSPKVKGQSVEWIQKAKVRIRKESGVKDFRPHDLRRTMASNLASMETDRTVLGKLLNHKGLAGDDQVTAIYDRYDYMKSRRIVINKWSIILKQILKIRTENKILPMN; this is encoded by the coding sequence ATGGCGAAAAAGAGACTGAATGATACCTACATAAAGAACTTCAAGAACCCTGAGAAGAGAGTTGAGGTCTATGACGAATTAGTTCCTGGTCTTGCACTTCGGGTTACTCCTACCGGTCACAAGTCTTTCGTATATCGTTATAGGTACAATAACAAAGTGAAGCGGTACACTATCGGTTCATATGATAAGATATCATTAGCCAAAGCCAGGGATGAGGCAAAAGAAATCGCATTCAAAGTTTCCAAGGGTAAGGATCCTCTTCGGGAGCGACAGGTCGAAAGGCATACTCCTAAAAAGGAGCTCACATTCAGGGAGTTAGCTCAGAAGTTCTCTAAACGACATCTTCCCACACTACGCAAGAAAACAGCGGATGAATATCAGCGCCACATTGATGTAGAGTTGAACCCAAAGCTTGGAGACTATTTCGTGAAAGAAATCACTCGTAAGCAGCTGATAGACCTCTTGGATGCTATAGCTATAGACAGGAATGCTTCGACCCTTTCAAATCGTGTGCGATCTACTCTCTCCAGTATATATAGCTTTGGAATTGACAAAGCGATCGTGGAGGTAAATCCGGTATTTAATATTAAAAGGAAGAAGAAATCAGCTCCCAGGGATCGAGTATACTCTGAAGAGGAGATAAGAAAATTATGGGCTGCTTTTGAAAACCAAGATGAACCCATTCAGTCCATATTCAAAGTCCTGCTCCTTTTAGGTCAGCGATCAGGGGAGACTAAGCACATGATGTGGAAAGACATTGACTTTAAAAAGCAGATCTGGACAATCCCTAAAGAGCAGACTAAAGCTAAGCGTACGCATTTGGTTCCGTTAAGTGATTGGGTGCTCGATATCCTTGAAAACCTTAATGAGCTATTCCCTGATAGCGAGTATGTGTTTCCTTCACCTAAAGTTAAAGGGCAGTCGGTCGAGTGGATACAAAAAGCTAAGGTGCGCATAAGAAAGGAGTCAGGGGTAAAGGACTTCAGGCCTCATGATCTTCGGCGAACGATGGCCAGTAATCTTGCAAGCATGGAAACAGATCGTACAGTATTAGGCAAGCTATTGAACCATAAAGGACTCGCAGGAGATGATCAGGTTACTGCTATCTATGACCGGTATGATTATATGAAAAGTAGGAGGATAGTGATTAATAAGTGGTCAATTATATTGAAACAGATTTTGAAAATTAGGACTGAGAATAAAATATTGCCTATGAATTAG
- a CDS encoding ATP-grasp domain-containing protein: MSLSVLILGTGDNLALSAVRLLGLSNNNMILHALSHSGERFNVPEYSRYISSKNTYSSDLNNSKEFGEELLNIVHRTGADIIIPTDEQYIVALSSIASMLDGKVIIPRSVEAKEFNRLIYKNELHDLLKECGLETPWTVVIDENKSVVEYQEYLPALVKPVHLGGGYGIQMINSVDELEEYLKSKDQIPFVNPDDSFILQELIPGYNIDCSLLADKGRLVAVTVQRAIAEPGYQYPTAIEFLESELITDYAEKLIERTGFSGLAHLDFRMDERDHQPKLIDFNARVWRSMIGSKEAGVNFMELWVDTLLGKETEKPEVRTGEYYMKKNALKGLKRQWSGRASDQDFISTDLKYRLRDPLPEVVAIWSRVMSRFI; this comes from the coding sequence GTGTCATTATCTGTTTTAATACTGGGTACCGGTGATAATCTTGCACTGTCTGCAGTAAGACTGCTGGGTTTAAGTAATAATAATATGATCCTGCATGCATTATCCCATTCAGGGGAAAGGTTTAATGTGCCAGAGTATTCAAGGTATATCAGCAGTAAAAACACATATTCTTCTGATTTAAACAATTCGAAGGAATTTGGTGAGGAGTTGTTGAATATTGTCCACCGGACCGGAGCTGATATCATCATTCCGACAGATGAGCAATACATAGTTGCGCTGAGCAGCATAGCATCAATGCTGGATGGAAAAGTGATCATACCCAGATCAGTTGAAGCGAAAGAATTTAATCGCCTCATTTATAAGAATGAACTGCATGATTTATTAAAAGAATGCGGACTAGAAACCCCATGGACGGTAGTGATAGATGAGAATAAATCCGTTGTTGAATACCAGGAATATCTTCCTGCACTGGTTAAACCGGTACACCTGGGGGGAGGATATGGAATACAAATGATCAACTCTGTGGATGAGCTGGAAGAATATTTAAAATCTAAAGACCAGATACCTTTTGTGAATCCGGATGACAGCTTTATTCTGCAGGAATTGATTCCGGGATATAACATCGATTGCAGTTTGCTGGCAGATAAGGGGAGATTGGTGGCTGTAACTGTTCAACGAGCTATTGCCGAGCCGGGATATCAGTATCCTACGGCAATTGAGTTTCTGGAATCAGAATTGATCACCGACTATGCTGAAAAGCTGATAGAACGAACCGGATTCAGTGGGCTTGCTCATCTTGATTTCCGGATGGACGAGCGGGATCATCAACCCAAGCTGATAGATTTTAATGCCCGGGTATGGAGAAGTATGATCGGATCTAAGGAAGCAGGAGTGAATTTTATGGAGCTATGGGTTGATACCCTTTTGGGGAAAGAAACTGAAAAGCCTGAAGTCAGAACCGGAGAGTACTACATGAAAAAGAATGCTCTAAAAGGTCTTAAGCGTCAGTGGTCAGGAAGAGCATCTGATCAGGATTTTATAAGTACGGATCTTAAGTACCGGCTAAGAGACCCGCTGCCTGAAGTGGTTGCGATCTGGAGTCGAGTGATGAGCCGGTTTATTTAA
- a CDS encoding ATP-grasp domain-containing protein has product MGIRETQIKSVLLLGTESNLALPVIRSLGKELPEIKVYVISPVNEKIKIPESSRYISKRLILESDLGSSEVVSELEEKMELYDIDLLIPIEEKYVEFISNNKDRLSKRVNLPPLTDTKRLRRITQKNELYKVLNELGFPSPKTISLNEQELDHIEWNDFPCVIKPVHGFSGYGVAKVNSFEEIRKYFEEKRDAQYINMQEGYVLQEFIPGENFGCSFIAQEGKVLAFTIQQGIEDRGMTYAKCVQFIKNDHIESYIRNFVSQYNFSGIANTDFRWDNRDDTYKMIDFNPRVWSTLMGSTDIGVNFMEVLIQMVAGKKVNASYNDAIYYSGSGALRNILNKKDNKVEHYFDLMDRLRDPLPEFLSLWYRISTRYIEYES; this is encoded by the coding sequence ATGGGTATAAGAGAAACTCAAATTAAATCAGTTTTATTACTGGGTACAGAGAGTAATCTGGCTTTGCCGGTGATCCGGTCTTTAGGAAAGGAGTTGCCGGAAATAAAAGTTTATGTGATCTCCCCTGTAAATGAAAAAATCAAAATACCGGAGAGCTCAAGGTACATATCAAAAAGATTGATTTTGGAATCAGATCTCGGATCGAGTGAAGTAGTATCAGAATTAGAAGAAAAGATGGAGCTTTATGATATTGACCTGCTGATACCTATCGAGGAAAAATATGTAGAGTTCATTTCAAATAATAAAGACCGGTTGTCAAAACGGGTGAACTTACCTCCTCTGACAGACACTAAACGACTTAGACGGATCACTCAAAAAAATGAGCTATACAAGGTTCTCAATGAATTGGGATTCCCCTCCCCAAAAACAATTTCTTTGAATGAACAAGAATTGGATCATATTGAATGGAATGATTTTCCGTGTGTCATAAAGCCGGTCCATGGTTTTTCAGGGTACGGAGTTGCGAAGGTTAACTCCTTTGAAGAGATCCGTAAATATTTTGAAGAAAAAAGAGATGCTCAGTATATAAATATGCAGGAAGGTTATGTTCTGCAGGAATTTATACCGGGAGAAAATTTTGGCTGCAGTTTTATTGCTCAGGAGGGTAAGGTACTTGCATTTACCATTCAGCAAGGCATTGAAGACCGCGGTATGACTTACGCAAAATGTGTTCAGTTCATTAAGAACGATCATATTGAGAGCTATATAAGAAATTTTGTGTCCCAATATAATTTCAGTGGTATTGCTAATACTGATTTCAGATGGGATAATCGGGATGACACATATAAGATGATCGATTTCAATCCTCGTGTCTGGTCAACACTTATGGGATCAACAGATATAGGGGTAAACTTTATGGAGGTATTGATTCAGATGGTAGCTGGTAAGAAAGTAAATGCGTCTTATAACGACGCGATCTACTATTCCGGCTCAGGCGCGTTACGCAATATTTTAAATAAAAAGGACAACAAGGTTGAGCATTATTTTGATTTGATGGATCGGTTAAGGGACCCGCTTCCTGAGTTCCTTTCCTTATGGTACAGAATTTCAACCCGATATATAGAATACGAAAGCTAA
- a CDS encoding sensor histidine kinase yields MRSNITSFSTTYQDYVRHPLVTITIGLTAVSGYIADALLFSFSNVILLNYTCAAASLLITFFYLLKWRDPWQTLGSLCIIFGLNLIAAPYLELEVLNFSSFYFRNSLFYWVLIPLTGLIWNSRISLISAFIFLIQYLSILFLTGDEYLYESFFTVIFVLAIYTFAIYSIIESIKSSLQYQRELIGILESKSTELDELVASRNKMLSIISHDLRTPMMSLNTLSFLIRDELKEIPSNELKENFDIMDQTIRSTNDLINNLLEWSRNRNQTSDISPENLDVIHTIKSVTDLLSSAAKQKNIQLKIGPLDNNTIYADSNSLHTILRNLIANALKFTEEGGLIRVYSENAPSESLLVVEDNGMGMDEQKISELTDPANFKSSRGTENERGTGLGFNLCMDLMNLHHGKILVESEKGVGTKVTLCFPDPVPGTPGN; encoded by the coding sequence ATGCGTTCTAACATTACGAGCTTCAGCACCACCTATCAGGATTATGTCAGGCATCCGCTAGTGACTATAACCATTGGCTTGACTGCTGTTTCCGGTTATATCGCAGATGCACTACTTTTTTCTTTTTCCAATGTTATCCTGTTGAATTATACCTGTGCAGCAGCATCACTTCTAATAACCTTCTTCTATCTCCTGAAGTGGCGTGATCCATGGCAAACTCTGGGCAGCCTGTGTATAATTTTTGGTTTGAATCTGATTGCTGCACCATACCTGGAATTGGAGGTACTTAATTTCTCTTCCTTCTATTTCAGGAACTCCCTTTTTTACTGGGTCCTGATACCTTTGACTGGTTTGATCTGGAACAGCCGCATTAGCCTTATAAGTGCCTTTATTTTTTTGATTCAATACCTCTCGATCCTCTTCCTTACTGGGGACGAATATCTGTATGAAAGCTTTTTCACTGTAATCTTTGTACTGGCTATCTATACATTTGCGATCTACAGCATCATTGAAAGCATAAAATCGAGCCTTCAATATCAGCGGGAGCTGATCGGCATCCTTGAGTCAAAGTCTACTGAACTGGATGAACTGGTTGCCAGCAGAAATAAAATGCTCTCTATCATCAGCCATGATCTCAGAACTCCGATGATGAGCTTAAATACACTCTCCTTTTTGATTCGTGATGAACTAAAAGAGATTCCATCGAATGAATTAAAGGAAAACTTCGACATCATGGATCAGACTATTCGTTCCACTAATGACCTGATCAACAACCTGCTTGAATGGAGCCGTAATCGTAACCAGACCTCGGATATAAGTCCCGAGAATCTGGATGTCATTCATACTATCAAAAGTGTTACTGACCTGCTTAGTTCTGCTGCAAAACAAAAGAACATTCAACTTAAAATAGGTCCACTTGATAATAATACTATATACGCTGACTCAAACTCTCTGCACACTATTCTCAGAAACCTGATCGCTAATGCGCTTAAATTTACAGAAGAAGGGGGCCTTATAAGGGTATATTCTGAAAATGCTCCCTCGGAGTCTTTATTGGTTGTTGAGGATAATGGAATGGGCATGGATGAGCAAAAAATCAGTGAATTGACAGATCCTGCAAATTTTAAAAGTAGCAGAGGTACTGAAAACGAGCGGGGTACCGGCCTGGGATTCAATCTCTGCATGGATCTCATGAACCTGCATCATGGGAAAATACTCGTTGAGAGTGAAAAAGGTGTAGGCACAAAAGTTACACTTTGCTTTCCAGACCCTGTTCCAGGCACACCAGGGAACTAA
- a CDS encoding pyridoxamine 5'-phosphate oxidase family protein: MIISKNISLHVAWEAIWEEVEKAASEKDHPYRYPILGTVDTNEKPDLRKVVLRDYKDGNRFIIFTDSRSLKVGQIENNPSVSLLFWNDEMSLQLRANGKAEIYTDGETKEQYWEEQGKHGYHSYTSVHTPGERISSPEEAFEWEGLNPGHFCVIEITLEEAEFLQLNGIEHLRAKRVISGERIIDNWITP, from the coding sequence ATGATCATCAGTAAGAACATAAGCCTTCATGTAGCATGGGAAGCAATTTGGGAAGAGGTTGAAAAAGCTGCATCAGAAAAAGACCATCCCTACAGATATCCCATACTTGGAACCGTCGACACTAACGAAAAACCCGACTTGCGGAAAGTAGTTTTAAGGGATTATAAGGACGGTAACCGGTTTATTATATTCACCGACTCCAGAAGCCTCAAGGTAGGTCAGATCGAGAATAACCCAAGCGTTTCCCTGTTGTTCTGGAATGATGAGATGAGTTTGCAGCTAAGGGCCAACGGGAAAGCTGAAATATATACAGACGGGGAAACTAAAGAACAGTATTGGGAAGAGCAGGGAAAGCATGGATATCACTCATACACGTCTGTTCACACCCCCGGGGAAAGAATATCATCTCCGGAAGAAGCCTTTGAATGGGAAGGTCTGAATCCAGGTCACTTTTGTGTGATCGAAATCACTCTTGAGGAGGCCGAATTTCTTCAGCTGAATGGAATTGAGCACCTCAGGGCAAAAAGAGTAATCTCAGGTGAAAGGATTATTGATAACTGGATAACACCCTGA
- a CDS encoding CPXCG motif-containing cysteine-rich protein, giving the protein MFGLKEHIFSCPYCGSSISMELERYYPEQEYIEDCQVCCNPILVRYKFSEDQLTEFEAGSIEQ; this is encoded by the coding sequence ATGTTTGGCCTGAAAGAACACATATTCAGTTGTCCCTATTGCGGAAGCAGTATATCAATGGAGCTAGAAAGATATTATCCCGAGCAGGAATATATTGAAGACTGTCAGGTATGCTGTAACCCAATTCTGGTCCGGTATAAGTTTTCTGAAGACCAGTTGACAGAATTCGAGGCAGGATCTATTGAGCAATAA